The following are encoded in a window of Caldicellulosiruptor danielii genomic DNA:
- a CDS encoding BlaI/MecI/CopY family transcriptional regulator — translation MNKDLLKPSEAELEVMKVLWEEGNPLSAPEIVQRLKEKNIKWEKSTIYTLIDRLAKKKAIKQEKKDKLYYYSPSISKEEYAKIETARILNKLFNGSVKSLIAALIECGNIKREELEEIKKLLEKEE, via the coding sequence ATGAACAAGGATTTATTGAAGCCATCAGAAGCAGAGTTGGAGGTTATGAAGGTTTTGTGGGAAGAAGGAAATCCCCTGAGTGCACCGGAGATAGTACAAAGATTAAAAGAGAAAAACATCAAATGGGAAAAATCAACCATATACACCTTGATTGATAGACTTGCAAAGAAAAAGGCAATAAAGCAAGAGAAAAAAGATAAGCTTTACTACTACAGCCCATCAATTAGCAAAGAAGAATATGCAAAAATAGAAACTGCAAGGATATTGAATAAGCTATTCAATGGTTCTGTAAAAAGTTTAATAGCAGCCTTAATTGAATGTGGGAACATAAAAAGAGAAGAGCTTGAGGAGATTAAAAAGTTATTAGAAAAAGAGGAGTAG
- a CDS encoding M56 family metallopeptidase produces the protein MNIEVLFKWVLAMTISGSVAVLVFAILSKIFKEHLSARVRYYIWLIVLFCFMIPWEVLFNRKSSLRVLNQSVILDSRSYTVSNFSQSSVLNLQPRGNSLQGGALTALPSENVGYFNPEVLHEVIVYVWLIGAVVFFVWFLIRYIWFKVIVTRNSRECSDEYCKRIIERYCRLKRISRKIKVLESDIIPTPMLIGTIKPILLIPAKNIAREDLRLIIRHELVHFRRKDVLVKWFSKLINALHWFNPLLYFAVLKLNRECEYSCDEEVIRKLKEDGKRRYAEVLYNTLLVSIGSGAGAAFGLVGRKESIVERFRFIMSLEVKKMSKGAKVFLVVVVSTTIFLSAFVQIWAKDILSFDRSETEAIKSTIEGFYETQYKAYLQMEYIDITPYLDMSKIQNHNKVIALKELVFRRKYTDEKKYCYVEKRHFPYELHYKNIELDGNKAKVIIDLEIKLKEAYPSFISYGENIFELEKLDGKWKITKHIYDKWALMHYEFYTDQKLPEPDYEQIKKQIDRDFGIK, from the coding sequence ATGAATATAGAAGTTTTATTCAAGTGGGTTTTGGCAATGACAATAAGTGGTAGCGTAGCTGTTTTGGTATTTGCTATTTTAAGTAAAATCTTCAAAGAGCATTTAAGTGCAAGGGTAAGGTATTATATTTGGCTGATAGTGCTTTTTTGTTTTATGATTCCATGGGAAGTGTTATTTAACAGAAAATCATCACTTAGAGTACTAAATCAGAGTGTTATATTAGATAGCAGAAGTTATACAGTTTCAAACTTCAGTCAAAGCAGTGTATTGAACTTGCAACCAAGAGGAAATTCATTACAAGGTGGGGCTTTAACAGCCCTGCCTTCTGAAAATGTTGGCTATTTTAATCCTGAGGTTTTACATGAAGTTATAGTTTATGTCTGGCTCATAGGTGCTGTTGTGTTTTTTGTATGGTTTTTGATAAGGTATATTTGGTTTAAGGTGATAGTAACAAGAAACTCAAGAGAATGTTCTGATGAATATTGCAAGAGGATAATTGAGAGATATTGTAGGTTAAAAAGAATTTCAAGGAAGATAAAGGTATTAGAAAGTGACATTATACCAACACCCATGCTTATAGGAACAATTAAGCCCATCTTGTTAATACCTGCAAAGAACATAGCAAGGGAAGACTTAAGACTGATCATAAGACATGAGCTTGTTCACTTCAGGAGAAAAGATGTATTAGTTAAGTGGTTTAGCAAACTGATAAATGCACTTCATTGGTTTAACCCCCTGTTATACTTTGCAGTTTTAAAGCTAAATAGAGAGTGTGAATATTCATGTGACGAAGAGGTGATAAGAAAGCTCAAGGAAGATGGCAAAAGAAGGTATGCGGAGGTACTTTATAATACACTTTTGGTGAGTATAGGCAGTGGAGCAGGTGCGGCATTTGGTCTGGTAGGTAGAAAAGAAAGCATTGTTGAGAGATTTAGGTTTATTATGAGTTTGGAAGTAAAGAAAATGAGCAAAGGTGCTAAGGTATTTCTTGTGGTGGTAGTATCAACAACAATATTTTTAAGTGCATTTGTCCAAATTTGGGCAAAGGATATTTTGAGTTTTGATAGAAGTGAGACAGAGGCAATCAAATCAACTATAGAAGGATTTTATGAAACGCAGTACAAAGCTTATCTTCAAATGGAGTATATAGATATAACACCGTACTTGGATATGTCAAAGATACAGAATCATAATAAGGTAATAGCTCTCAAAGAATTGGTATTCAGAAGAAAATATACAGACGAAAAAAAATATTGTTATGTTGAGAAGAGACATTTTCCATATGAACTTCATTATAAGAACATAGAGCTTGATGGCAATAAAGCCAAAGTAATTATTGACTTAGAGATAAAACTGAAAGAAGCATATCCGTCATTTATTTCATATGGAGAAAATATTTTTGAATTAGAAAAGCTGGATGGAAAATGGAAAATAACAAAGCATATCTATGACAAATGGGCCTTAATGCATTATGAATTCTATACTGACCAAAAGTTACCAGAACCCGATTATGAGCAAATAAAAAAGCAAATAGATAGAGATTTTGGAATTAAGTAA